The DNA sequence TGGTATAATGTGCGAAAAGCATTTGCTACGACTATAGTTTAAATATACATAAACGACGCATATAAGGAGGATTTCATCATGGGAAATCACATAAAATACGATAAAATTTTGGATGCATTACAAGAATTACTGGAAACAAAAGATATGGACTCCATATCCGTCAGCGAAATTGCAAAAACTGCCGGTATTGGAAAAGGAAGTATTTACTACTACTTTTCTTCCAAAGATGCTATTTTAGAAGCATTGATAGAACGAAATTATGAAAAACCAATTGCCACTGCCAAAAGCTTGGCAAGTCAGACAAATATTTCTTCCTTCATGCGCATGGCAATGATTTTTCAAGCCTGTAGAAATTCTTCTTCTGAATTTCTTCGCCATGATGCTGACGCTAACCTGCCAACTGCTTTAGAAAAATCCTTATTACACCAGAAATACCTGATGTATTTGGTTTCAGAACTAAAACCTGCTTTGACAGAAATTATTACACAGGGAATCAAAAATGGGGATATTCACTTTGACTATCCTGCAGCTTTAGCCGAAATTGTTTTAATTGTGCTTGCTGTAAAACTGGATAATACTTTAGTTCCTTCTACTCCGGAAGAAATTAAGGAAACAATTCTAGGATTGATTTCTTTACTTGAAAAAGGTACCGGGAACCCAGCAGGAACTTTGAATTTTTTGATGATGTAATAAAAAAGGACCTCACGCCCTATTAGGGTTTGAAGTCCTTTTTTCATTAACTAATCAATTTTAATTAAAATTTACCAGCTTTAGCAGCTTCTTCAATACTAACTGCAACAGCAACGGTAGCACCTACCATTGGGTTGTTACCCATTCCGATAAGTCCCATCATTTCAACGTGTGCAGGTACAGAAGAAGAACCAGCGAACTGTGCGTCAGAGTGCATACGTCCCATAGTATCTGTCATACCGTAGGAAGCAGGTCCTGCTGCCATGTTGTCTGGATGAAGTGTACGTCCTGTACCACCACCGGATGCAACGGAGAAGTATTTCTTACCCTGCTCGATACATTCTTTCTTGTATGTACCAGCTACCGGATGCTGGAAACGTGTTGGGTTGGTAGAGTTACCAGTGATGGAAACACCAACGTTTTCATGATGCATGATAGCAACACCTTCCTGAACATCATCAGCACCGTAACATTTTACAGTTGCACGAAGTCCTTCAGAATATGCTTTTTCATATACTACGTTTAATTTTGCTTCTTTGTAGTCATATTTTGTTTCAACAAATGTAAATCCGTTGATACGGGAAATAATCTGTGCTGCGTCTTTTCCTAAACCATTTAAGATAACGCGTAATGGTTTCTGACGTACTTTGTTTGCTTTTTCAGCAATACCGATAGCACCTTCTGCTGCTGCGAAGGATTCATGTCCAGCTAAGAAACAGAAACATTCGGTTTCTTCTTCTAATAACATTTTTCCTAAGTTACCATGTCCAAGACCTACTTTTCTGTGGTCTGCAACGGAACCTGGAATACAGAATGCCTGAAGACCTTCACCGATTGCTGCAGCTGCATCTGCTGCTCTCTTACATCCTTTTTTGATAGCGATTGCTGCACCTACAGTGTAAGCCCAACATGCATTTTCAAAACAGATTGGCTGGATTTTCTTAACCTGTTCGTATACATCAAGTCCAGCGTCTTTTGTAATTTTCTCAGCTTCTTCAATAGAGCTGATTCCATAACTATTTAACACAGAATTGATTTTGTCAATTCTTCTTTCATATGATTCAAATAAAGCCATTTGAAATGTCCTCCTATTTTCCTGATACAGTCTAACTCTTATTTATTGGTGATTATTCTTCTCTTGGGTCAATAATCTTAACAGCGTCATCTACACGGCCGTACTGTCCTTTTGCTTTTTCCCAAGCAGTGTTAGGATCGTCACCTTTTTTGATGAAGTCTGTCATTTTTCCAAGACTTACGAACTGATATCCAATTACTTCGTTATCTGCATCCAGAGCGATTCCAGTTACATAACCTTCTGCCATCTCTAAGTAGCGAACACCCTTTTTGTTAGTTGCGTACATAGTACCAACCTGAGAACGAAGTCCTTTTCCAAGGTCTTCCAGACCTGCTCCAACCGGAAGTCCGTCATCAGAGAATGCACTCTGTGTACGTCCGTATACAATCTGTAAAAACAGTTCTCTCATAGCTGTATTGATAGCATCACAAACAAGGTCTGTATTTAATGCTTCTAAGATGGTCTTTCCCTGTAAAATTTCTGCTGCCATAGCTGCAGAATGGGTCATACCGGAACATCCGATTGTTTCAACCAATGCTTCTTCGATAATACCCTCTTTTACATTTAAAGTAAGCTTACATGCACCCTGCTGTGGAGCACACCAGCCTACACCATGTGTAAGACCAGAAATATCTTCAATTTTCTTGGAATGTACCCATTTTCCTTCTTCTGGGATTGGAGCCGGCTCATGCTTTGCACCTTTGGCAACCGGACACATCTTTTCAACTTCCTGTGAATAAATCATTTTAAGACTCCTTTCAATCCATACATTAAATTTTGATTGTTATGTATTTAACATACTTACTCATATTTAATCACATTTTGACGAATTCGTCTAGTAGTTTTACAAAAAAACTCTTTTTGCCCTATGACAAAAAGAGTTTTTTCATTTCATTATATCTCTAACATTTCCATTTTCATAAATGAAACGGATGCTCCCGCTGCACCTGCAAAAGTCAAAATTCCCATTACAAGAATCATCAGGAAAAATCCGGCTTCTAATCCCCAGATAAAATATCCGACTACTGCTACTAAGATTGCAATACACATGGCAATTCCCTGAAGAATCATTTTAACAATTGTTTTCCCGGTATTTCCGAAATTTTTTCCAATAATTACATCTGCAAACATTCCATAGTAAAGACGATTTGCCATTAAGCAAACATATAATAATATGGTAAGTACTGTCATAACGGGTCCAATTCCAAATGCGATTGCTCCGGGAAGTGTTACAAAAATTCCATCTACAATGGCACGAATATGCTCGATTTTGGTAGAATACCATACTTTTTTTAACGCTGAATCCGGTATTAGATAAGTATACGGATTTTCTAACTCCTTAGACCACTTGGTAGCATAACCACTAAATATGAATACGACATAAGCGACAACGCCCGGAATAATGAATACTTTCAACGAACCAAACTCTTTCTCTATGTTGTTCATGTAACCATAAACTCCCATTGCTATTCCAATACCAAAACATAAAAGTGTATTCCATCCAAAAATAAAAGTTTTATTCTTTTTATACTCCAAAAGTTGCCGGAAATAAATTGCTTTCGCGTAATTTCCCTTATACTCAACGGAAGCTTTTCGATATTTTTTCTTCTTGCCAAATCCTATGGAAGCAACACCTTTTTGGGCTTCCCTTCGTTTTGTCTGATACTCATCTGCAAATTTGGTTGCATCTTCAAAGTATTCTCCGGTACATTTCATTTTTACTGCTGCGATAAGCATTCCTATGGTTGATACTAAAAATAGTACCGTTCCAATTACATTAATAACACTAGGACCTATAAAAATAAGATGCATCACCGCGATGTTCCATCCTACAATCGGTATCAACTGGATAATTGGCATTGCAAGATATTCCCGTATCACTGAAAATTCTGCCTTCTGTGTAAGCAACAGATAAGCACCGATTCCTACCATCACTGCCATAAAAATATACATGACAACGGTCAGTCTCTTAAAAAACTTCTCATGAAATCTTTCATTTCCATAACAGAAAATAATAATACTTGCTTCCAGTATACTTTCAAACACTACAAAGAACACGAAATATAGCAGCATCTGTCCGATTCCTGCATGAAACCAATAAACTCCACCAATCGATACAATAATTCCTATTATTATATTACCTATAAATGATTTCACTCCTGTAAACATCAATATTACCTTCGGACTTACCGGAGCCGGAAAGACAAAATGTGCCTCCGATGGACGAAACAAAAGTCCATGCCGCTTACTATAACTGATTACATTACTTGGAAGAAGTAATAAAACAATACACGATAATACTGTTACCAGATTCTCCGGTGTTGCAATCTTGGCATCCTTGATGACTAAATTAAAACTTCCATATATCATGATAACATACAAAACAAAAACAAATGCCCACACATATGTCATCGGACGCTTTAACGCCTTCTTTACTCGGTTTGCGATAGTTCTCTGATAAAGATAAATCAATCCCTTCATTCTGACTCACCGCCTCCCGTAATCTTGAAGAACAGTTCCTCTATATCCTCATCCTGCGCCTGCTCTCTGGTAAAGCTTCCTACGATTTTTCCTTTTTCCATAATGAACATAACATCCCATAGGTCTTTTACCATCTCCAGCATATGAGTACTAATTAAAATGGTAACGCCCTGCTCTTTTAATTCCAACACTACTTTCTTTAATTCTTTAATCGCTGCCGGGTCTAATCCCACCATCGGTTCATCTAACATAAGCACTTTTGGCTTTACTGCCAAAGCACAACAGATACTTACTTTCTGCATCATTCCCTTAGAAAGTTCATTTCCTAGTTTTTCCTGTTTGTCATCTAATTCAAATCTTTTTAATAATGCCTCAATTTCTTCATCCGTAATACCGGAATTGTAGGCACGACGTATATACTCAATATGCTCTCGCACTGTCAATGCATCAAACATCGCCGGCATCTCCGGTACATACCCAAAAATTCTTTTAGCTTCAAGGCTTCTGGAAGGTATTTTTTGAATTCCAACTCCACCCTGATAGCGTAACAATCCTGCAATACTTTTTATTATGGTAGATTTTCCTGCCCCGTTAGGTCCTAGTAAAATTCCAACCTTTCCATCCGGAATAGAAAAACTCACTTGATCTACTGCCAAATTCTTTCCGTATTTCTTTGTCAACTCTTGAACTTCTAACATAGCTCTTCTCCTCTTCTTTTAATATGTAAAAACAACGCATGTTTCTGTATTAACTACTTAATACAATAATACATGCGTTGCTTTGTGTCAATATAATTAACCTTAAGATAACCTTAAAATTTTCTATCAGCTACTGTTTCTCTACTACTTCATTTTTATTCTTATAAATGGATTTTTCGGGCACTACCCCACGCACCATAGACAATGGATACACATTGCTATGATTTCCAATGACAGTTCCCGGATTCAACACACTGTTACATCCCACTTCTACTTCATCCCCCAACATGGCACCAAACTTTTTCAGACCTGTTTCGTATTCTTTCCCAATTGTTTTATCCTTTACTACAACTAATGTTTTGTCTGACTTTACATTAGAAGTAATGGAACCGGCCCCCATATGTGCTTTGTATCCCAAAATAGAGTCTCCTACATAATTATAATGAGGCACTTGTACCTTATTAAAAAGAACTACGTTTTTAAGTTCTGTGGAATTTCCTACTACTGCACCTTTTCCCACAATCGCATTACCTCTGATGAACGCACAATGACGAACTTCAGCTTCTTCATCAATAATAGCAGGACCATTAATAAATGCTGTCGGTGCTACTTTAGCACTTTTGGCAACCCAGATATTTTCTCCACGCTTTTCAAACTTTTCAGTATCCAGTTTTTGACCCAATTCACAAATAAATGCACTGATTTTGGGCAATGCTTCCCACGGGTAGGTAAGTCCTTCAAATAAATCTGCTGCTATGGTTTCTTTTAATGTATATAAACTGCTGATTTTTGCTGTTTCCATTTTTATTTCCTTCTTTCCAAAATATTTCTTCTTATATTAAGATATCGGCTCTGTTTCTTTTACTTCTGCTTCTTTTTTCTTGCCTTTTGCTTTCCCAGTCTGCTTGGCAGGTGTTTTATAATAAGTTGCTGCCTTTTGAAAATATCCTCTTAACGCATACTGATTGTTCAATCCTAACACACCGCTGGTTCGTGACCGTATGAAGTTCTCCAGTTTCACCATATATTCTTCCGGCGTGATACTTCCTTCTGCCACATAGTTCAGGCCTTTTTCCCAACTTGCAGTTAATTCCGGATTCAAAAGTGAACGAATCGACGCATTTACCACATCATATATCATTTCCCCAAGCAATGTCGGTGTAATAATCTGGGTCTTTTTATTCAACGCCAGATATTTATTATTTACCAGTTTTTTCAAAATCTCTGCACGGGTAGCACTAGTGCCGATACCACTTCCTTTAATCTGTGCACGCAGCTCCTCATCTTCAATGAGCTGTCCTGCATTTTCCATGGCCAGAATCATAGAACCAGAATTGTAACGTTTCGGAGGCGCGGTCTCTCCCTCTTTGATATTCAATTCTTTTACGTTCAGTTCCATGCCTTTCTTTAATCCGGAAAGAATCTCCATAAAACTTACATCACAGGATTCTTCACTCTCTTCGCCATTATTCTTACTATTATCGCTTTCCTTCTTTTTCTGGAACGAATATTCCATTACTTTCAAATATCCCGGTTCTGCCAACACCTTAAAGTTTGAGAAAAACTTTTCTGTTCCCACTCCTGTCACCAAACTTATCTTCTGATAAATCGCCGGTGGACAGAAAATGCCAAGAAATCTTCGCACAATAGTCTCATAGACATTAAGTGAGGTCTGATTCAGTGTCCTAATCGCTCCGAATCCCTGTCCGGTAGGAATAATCGCATAGTGGTCTGTAATCTGCTTATCATTGACATATCTTGTTTTGGCAATATTTTTATAGGTGCCTTTTTCCAGAATAGCCTCCGCATATGCCTTTACAGATGGAATATTTTTCAGTCCACCGATATTTTTATGTATTTCCTTTGCCACTGCACTGGAAAGCACACGAGCATCGGTTCTCGGATAAGTCACCAGTTTTTTCTCATAAAGTTCCTGTACTACCTGCAAAGTCTGGTCCGGACTAATTTTAAAAAGTCTGGAACAATCGTTCTGAAGCTCTGCCAGGTTATACAACAACGGTGGATTTTTCGTCTCCTTCTTTTTTTCCATAGAAACTACTACTGCCTTGAGTTCTCCTTCCGGTATACTACCTTTCAAATCCTCAATAAGCTGCTTAGCGTCTTCTTCCTTTAAAAAACCGTTTTCCTTATATAATTTTGGAGACTGAAAGTAAGCAGAACCTTCCACAGCACGCCATTCCCCATCCACCTGATTACCTTGAATATCTAAGGTACTTAACACACGATAAAAAGGTGTTTTTACAAAATCGCGAATCTCCCGTTCCCTTCTTACTACCATACCAAGGACACAGGTCATAACACGTCCTACACTAACTACGGTATACTTTGTATTCAGGAAATTAGAAATGGTATTTCCATACTTTAGGGTGAGAAGTCTTGAAAAATTAATACCCATCAGATAGTCTTCTTTTGCACGCAAATAAGCGGATTCACATAGATTATCGTACTCTGATAAATCCTTTGCTTCTCGTATTCCACGTAAGATTTCTTCCTCTGTCTGAGAGTCAATCCAGACTCTTCTTCTCTCTTTTCCTTCTACCTTTGCTTGACGCTCCACTAACCGGTAAATATATTCTCCTTCTCGCCCGGAGTCGGTACAAACATAAATGGTTGTTACGTCCGGACGATTTAAAAGTCCTGCTACAATATCATACTGCTTTTTCACTCCCGGAATGACTTCATACTTAAATTCTTCCGGAATAAATGGCAGGGTAGCAAGACTCCACTTTTTGTATTTTTCATCATAGACCTCCGGATAGCTCATGGTAACCAGATGTCCTACACACCAGGTTACAATTGCCTCCGAAGATTCCATATATCCATCATGATTTTTTAAATCCAGTTTTAATGCCTTAGCAAACTCTCTGGCAACACTGGGCTTTTCTGCTATATATAAAGCTTTCGCCATAAATCCATATCCTGCTTTCTTTTATAACTGATTCATATCCACTAACAGGATACGTTTATCGGCAGAAACCATTTTTCTCAACTTTTCATCAAAAGACTTTGCAGAAAAGAGATAATAATAGTTTGCCGCGAGTTTCGCTTGTTCCATACTCTGAAACAGTTTCTGACACATTTCAAAAGTCATCTCGGGTTCTGACCAATTGCACAAACAAATAAGATTTTCACGCACCTCATTCTGCACGATAATGTCAATATGTCCCTGTTTTCCAATCCAAGTTCCCATCTTATGCATCTGCAACGGAAGCTTATGTACCTGATTCATCAATTCCAAATATTCTGCACACACTTTCACAAAATAACGGTTCAAATACTCTTCTAAACCATTTGCAATATATGTGTCATAAAATTTCTCCGGTTCCATTCGATATAAGTCAGACAGATGAGGATATACAAACTTAAACCAGAAATTAATAAAAGTATCTTTTATCTGATACAATCCTTTCTGGGCATTCTCCCATCCTCCCGTTTCAAAGGATGTCACCTTTTCCACCATATCAAATGCCATCAGATTCTTCAAATATACGCTAATTTTTGCTCTGGAAAATCCTGTCTCCTGATACAAGTCATTGAGCTTACGCTTTCCGGATGCTAACGCTTCCAAAATGGTATTATAAACAGAAAATTCCCGTAATTCCTTACTGATAATTCGCTCTGCTTCTCCAAACAAAAAACCATCCGGAGACAAAATATGTTTACAAATATTGTAACGAATATCGCGAGACTCATCCCACTTTTCCATATATTCCTGCACACCGCCAATCACGCCATAAACTTCCACGCTCTGACTTACGGTATAATCTGGAAAAGACTGCACCATCTCCACGAACTTTAACTCAGAAAGTTGCTCTGTTGCGTCAATTTTCTTTTTATACTTTTCCAATGTTTTGAACATATTCTGCTGCGCCCAGGCAACTGCTGAAGTATACAAAAGAATCATAACCGGACCAGGATACAACTTATGCTGTTTTAATTTTAAAATACTTTCCATAAATTGTTGGTCTTTTTTTACAATATGCTCAAACTCATCGATAATCAACACCAACTTACTGGCATCCCCGCTTTTCACACGGCTAAAACAGCTATCATAAGATTCTTCGGAAAGAGAAACATCATACTGCTTCTCTACCTCACGAATCATCCTTTGTTGCTGTGCCTTTGCCGAAACCTCCGGCGCATAGTAATAAAAGGATTTTTTCTCTTTACAAAAATCCTGTAACAATTCACGGATTCCATTTTCCCGTCTTCCATACAATATTACCAGTTGGTTTCCATCCTGCTGATACAATTCTTCTAATCTTTTTATCTGTGCTTTTCTCTCTGTCATGGCTATCTCCTTTTGAAATTATAAGGTATTTGCCCTGTCCTTAATGTTCTTCTTAAAATTAATGATTTTATGATCATAAGACTCATTCATGAAGGATGAAGTAATCATAAAATCTGCTGTTGCTCGATTATTGGCAATTGGAATATCATATACTTGAGCAATTCGAAGAAGTGCCTTCACATCCGGGTCATGCGGCTGTGCTGCCAACGGGTCCGAAAAGAATACAACAAAGTCAATCTTTCCTTCTACGATTTTTCCACCAATCTGCTGGTCTCCACCTAAAGGGCCACTGTTATATCCTTTTACCGGAAGTCCGGTCTGGTCTGTAATCATTCTGGCTGTAGTTCCTGTTCCGCACAAAAAATGCTTTTTTAATTCTTCCTTATGTTCCTCACACCAAGAAATCAATTCATGCTTCTTGCTGTCGTGTGCAATTAATGCAATATTCTTTTGTTTTCCAATCGTTAATGTAATAAAATCTGGTTCATTCATAAGTGTAAATTCCTTTCTCGCTTTAACTACTCTGCATAACTATATTATAAGCAAAAAGAGGCTGCCTGCGCAACCTCTTTTTTATATCATGATTTTATTTTGCTGTAATATATCCCTGTGCCTTTAAAAGTTCTGCACAAAGTACTGCTCCGCCGGCTGCTCCTCTTACGGTATTATGGGAGAGACCAACAAACTTCCAGTCATATACAGTATCTTCTCTCAAACGACCAACGTTGATTCCCATACCATTTTCATAGTTTACATCCTCTGTTACCTGTGGACGATTATCTTCTTCTAAATAGCGGATAAACTGCTTTGGAGCACTTGGAAGATCTAATTCCTGTGGCGCACCTTTGAAGTTTACTAACTTCTCAATCAACTGCTCTTTGGTTGGTTTTTTCTTGAACTTCACAAATACAGCTGCAGTATGTCCATTTAATACCGGAACACGGATACACTGACATGTGATAACCGGGCTTGTTGCCGGTACAATAACACCGTCTTTAATTTCACCCCAGATACGAAGTGGCTCTTTTTCAGATTTCTCTTCCTCTCCACCGATGTATGGAATGATGTTTCCAACCATTTCCGGCCAATCCTTAAAGGTCTTTCCAGCTCCTGAAATTGCCTGATATGTAGTAGCTACTACTTCATATGGCTCAAATTCCTTCCATGCTGTTAAAACCGGTGCATAGGACTGAATGGAGCAGTTTGGTTTTACTGCAACGAATCCTCTTGTAGTTCCCAGACGTTTCTTCTGGAAATCAATTACTTTCATATGTTCCGGATTGATTTCCGGTACTACCATTGGTACATCCGGTGTCCATCTATGAGCACTGTTATTAGAAACAACAGGTGTCTCTGTCTTAGCATATGCTTCTTCAATTGCCTTGATTTCATCCTTAGACATATCTACTGCGCTAAATACAAAATCAACTTCAGCAGCAACTTTTTCTACTTCGTTTACGTTCATAACAACGATTTTCTTTACTGCTTCCGGCATTGGAGTATCCATCTTCCAACGATCTCCTACTGCTTCTTCATATGTCTTTCCTGCGGAACGTGGGCTTGCTGCAATAGTTGTTACCTCAAACCATGGATGATTCTCTAACAAAGAGATAAATCTCTGTCCTACCATACCTGTTCCACCAAGAATACCTACTTTTAACTTTTGACTCATTTTTCTAATCTCCTCGTTTTTATTCTGTCCGTTTCTCACGCACAACTGTCTTTGTAGTAAATATATTATTACACTTTACGAGAAAATGCAACCCCAAATATTATACAAAATTACCATTTTATCTAATTCGTTTATAGGTAATCTGTATAAATATACATTTTTTTCTTATTTCATCAGCTTACTTTCCCAATCGGTAAGTTCGTCCTTCCAATCCTTAGAAAGATAGTCTTTTTCTATGGCAATTACCTTCTTCATCGCCTCCTGTCCCGGAGCACCAATGGTAAGACGCTTATTCACACAGGTATCCATAGAAATTGCTTCAAATATATCCTCTTCGAATACCGGGCTGATTTCCTTCAATTCTTCCAAAGACATATCATCGATGGAGATTCCTTTGTCTATACAGTAAAGAACAATTCTTCCTACGATACCATGTGCGTCACGGAAAGGCACTCCATGATTTACCAGATAATCTGCGGCATCTGTTGCATTGGTAAAACCATTTTTAGCACTTGCTTCCATTTTATCTTTATTAAATTTCATAGTTTCCAACATTCCGGTAAATAAAGCAATACATCCCTTTACAGTATCCATTGCATCAAAAGTCAGTTCTTTATCTTCCTGCATATCTTTATTGTAAGCAAGAGGAATACCTTTCATTGTGGTAAGAAGTGCTGTCAGCGCACCATAGACACGTCCTGTCTTTCCTCTTACCAACTCTGCGATGTCAGGATTCTTCTTCTGAGGCATGATACTGCTTCCGGTACTATATGCATCGTCAATTTCCACAAACTGGTATTCATTCGAATTCCAGATAATAACTTCTTCCGAAAAACGACTCAAATGCATCATAATCGTAGACATAGCAGATAAAAATTCAATCAAGTAATCTCTATCTGATACTCCATCCATACTGTTTAAAGTTGGTCCATAGAAGCCCAACAATTCTGCAGTATAGTCACGATCCAGAGGATAAGTTGTTCCTGCCAGCGCACCTGAACCTAATGGACAATAATTCATTCTGTGATAAATGTCCTTCAGACGTAGACGGTCACGCTTGAACATTTCAAAGTATGCTCCCACATGATGTGCCAAGGTTACCGGCTGTGCTTTCTGCAAATGTGTAAAGCCCGGCATAAAGGTATCTGTGTTATTTTCCATGATTGTTAAAATTGCATTTAATAATTCTTTTAACAATTCATCTACTGCCAAAACTTCCTGTCTGGTGTAAAGACGCATGTCAAGTGCTACCTGGTCATTTCTGCTTCTTCCGGTATGTAACTTTTTCCCGGTATCTCCCAAACGATCAATGAGAGTTGCTTCCACAAAACTGTGAATATCTTCGTAT is a window from the Roseburia sp. 499 genome containing:
- the asd gene encoding aspartate-semialdehyde dehydrogenase; the protein is MSQKLKVGILGGTGMVGQRFISLLENHPWFEVTTIAASPRSAGKTYEEAVGDRWKMDTPMPEAVKKIVVMNVNEVEKVAAEVDFVFSAVDMSKDEIKAIEEAYAKTETPVVSNNSAHRWTPDVPMVVPEINPEHMKVIDFQKKRLGTTRGFVAVKPNCSIQSYAPVLTAWKEFEPYEVVATTYQAISGAGKTFKDWPEMVGNIIPYIGGEEEKSEKEPLRIWGEIKDGVIVPATSPVITCQCIRVPVLNGHTAAVFVKFKKKPTKEQLIEKLVNFKGAPQELDLPSAPKQFIRYLEEDNRPQVTEDVNYENGMGINVGRLREDTVYDWKFVGLSHNTVRGAAGGAVLCAELLKAQGYITAK
- the argH gene encoding argininosuccinate lyase; the protein is MAQLWGGRFTKETDQLVYNFNASISFDKKFYKQDMEGSIAHVKMLGKQGILTEQEMNDIVKTIHEILTEVEEGKLEISHEYEDIHSFVEATLIDRLGDTGKKLHTGRSRNDQVALDMRLYTRQEVLAVDELLKELLNAILTIMENNTDTFMPGFTHLQKAQPVTLAHHVGAYFEMFKRDRLRLKDIYHRMNYCPLGSGALAGTTYPLDRDYTAELLGFYGPTLNSMDGVSDRDYLIEFLSAMSTIMMHLSRFSEEVIIWNSNEYQFVEIDDAYSTGSSIMPQKKNPDIAELVRGKTGRVYGALTALLTTMKGIPLAYNKDMQEDKELTFDAMDTVKGCIALFTGMLETMKFNKDKMEASAKNGFTNATDAADYLVNHGVPFRDAHGIVGRIVLYCIDKGISIDDMSLEELKEISPVFEEDIFEAISMDTCVNKRLTIGAPGQEAMKKVIAIEKDYLSKDWKDELTDWESKLMK